One Actinomadura viridis genomic region harbors:
- the folK gene encoding 2-amino-4-hydroxy-6-hydroxymethyldihydropteridine diphosphokinase, whose amino-acid sequence MTSSERMPDRTATGGHMLVAHRVVFSLGSNLGDRLDNIQEAVDALFDAPGLSFVALSPVYETAPFAPPGEDIPEQGDYLNVVVVADTRLPPENLLERVLNIENSMRRTREVRWGPRTLDIDIVVFGNVTSDDPDLTLPHPRAHERAFVLVPWADIEPDVLLPGHGRVGDLAAALTAERGPLRRRDDLTLQPPA is encoded by the coding sequence ATGACATCGTCCGAACGCATGCCCGACCGCACCGCGACCGGTGGCCACATGCTGGTGGCCCACCGGGTCGTGTTCTCGCTGGGCAGCAACCTCGGCGATCGCCTGGACAACATCCAGGAGGCGGTCGACGCGCTGTTCGACGCGCCGGGGCTTTCCTTCGTGGCGCTGTCGCCGGTGTACGAGACCGCCCCGTTCGCCCCGCCCGGCGAGGACATCCCCGAGCAGGGCGACTACCTCAACGTGGTGGTGGTGGCCGACACCCGGCTCCCACCGGAGAACCTGCTGGAGCGGGTCCTCAACATCGAGAACTCCATGCGCCGCACCCGCGAGGTCCGCTGGGGGCCGCGCACCCTGGACATCGACATCGTCGTGTTCGGCAACGTCACCTCCGACGACCCGGACCTGACCCTCCCGCACCCCCGCGCCCACGAGCGGGCGTTCGTCCTGGTGCCCTGGGCCGACATCGAGCCGGACGTGCTGCTCCCGGGGCACGGCCGGGTCGGCGACCTGGCCGCGGCCCTGACGGCGGAACGCGGCCCGCTGCGCCGCCGCGACGACCTGACCCTCCAGCCGCCCGCATGA
- a CDS encoding DUF3180 domain-containing protein — protein MNPTLKPSHPTFLIALVVVIGLITWAVMETAYVTLPLLPWTAVPTLLLLALGEAFTGWNVLRRIRRKPGTRPVEPLVVARMAALGKASAHAAAVLAGVFAGFALSLADSLDKQTPRTDFFVSGGTFLAALVLVGAAFFLEYACRVPKGPDDEEHERGASRA, from the coding sequence ATGAACCCCACCCTGAAACCGTCCCACCCGACGTTCCTCATCGCCCTGGTGGTCGTGATCGGCCTGATCACCTGGGCGGTGATGGAGACCGCCTACGTCACCCTGCCGCTGCTCCCGTGGACCGCGGTGCCGACCCTGCTGCTGCTCGCGCTGGGCGAGGCGTTCACCGGCTGGAACGTGCTGCGCCGGATCCGCCGCAAGCCCGGCACCCGGCCGGTCGAGCCGCTGGTCGTGGCGCGGATGGCGGCGCTGGGCAAGGCGAGCGCGCACGCCGCCGCGGTGCTGGCCGGGGTGTTCGCCGGTTTCGCGCTCAGCCTGGCCGACTCGCTCGACAAGCAGACCCCCCGCACCGACTTCTTCGTCAGCGGCGGGACGTTCCTGGCCGCCCTGGTGCTGGTCGGCGCCGCGTTCTTCCTGGAGTACGCGTGCCGGGTCCCCAAGGGCCCGGACGACGAGGAGCACGAGCGCGGAGCCTCCCGCGCCTGA